A window of Jannaschia sp. M317 contains these coding sequences:
- the urtA gene encoding urea ABC transporter substrate-binding protein → MTFKTTLLCTAFAAAAMPAFAQDCPIKVGVLHSLSGTMAISETTLKDTVEMLVDQQNAAGGLLGCELEAVVVDPASDWPLFAEKARELLTVEEVDVIFGSWTSVSRKSALPVLEELNGLMFYPVQYEGEESSKNVFYTGAAPNQQAIPAVDYFLEELGVERFALLGTDYVYPRTTNNILEAYLKSKGIAAEDIFVNYTPFGHSDWATIVGDVVEMSEDGRQVGVISTINGDANIGFYKELAAAEISADDIPVVAFSVGEEELSGLDTTNLVGHLAAWNYFQSADTDINAEFVAAWKERMGEERVTNDPMEAHYIGFNMWVNAVEAAGTADVDAVRDAMYGQEFPNLTGGTAVMLPNHHLAKPVLIGEITEDGQFDIISQTSEVPGDAWTDHLPESAVLTSDWPGLGCGMYNTETESCVQIQSNY, encoded by the coding sequence ATGACATTCAAGACAACTCTGCTTTGCACCGCTTTTGCTGCTGCTGCGATGCCGGCCTTTGCCCAGGATTGCCCGATCAAGGTCGGCGTTCTGCACTCGCTTTCGGGTACGATGGCGATTTCCGAGACGACGCTGAAAGACACCGTCGAGATGCTGGTCGACCAGCAGAACGCCGCCGGCGGCCTGCTGGGCTGCGAGCTGGAGGCCGTCGTGGTCGACCCGGCCTCCGACTGGCCGCTGTTCGCCGAAAAGGCGCGCGAGCTGCTGACCGTCGAAGAGGTCGATGTGATCTTCGGCTCCTGGACCTCAGTTTCGCGTAAATCGGCCCTGCCGGTTCTCGAGGAACTCAACGGCCTGATGTTCTACCCGGTCCAGTACGAGGGCGAAGAATCGTCCAAGAACGTCTTCTACACCGGCGCCGCTCCCAACCAGCAGGCGATCCCGGCGGTCGACTACTTCCTGGAAGAACTGGGCGTGGAACGTTTCGCCCTGTTGGGGACCGACTACGTCTACCCGCGCACCACGAACAACATCCTGGAGGCCTACCTGAAGTCGAAGGGCATCGCCGCCGAGGACATCTTCGTCAACTACACCCCCTTCGGTCACTCCGACTGGGCGACGATCGTCGGTGACGTCGTCGAAATGTCCGAGGACGGCCGCCAGGTCGGCGTCATCTCGACCATCAACGGCGACGCCAACATCGGCTTCTACAAGGAACTCGCCGCCGCCGAGATCAGCGCCGACGACATCCCCGTCGTGGCCTTCTCCGTCGGTGAGGAAGAGCTGTCGGGTCTGGATACCACCAACCTCGTCGGTCACCTGGCTGCCTGGAACTACTTCCAGTCCGCCGACACCGACATCAACGCCGAATTCGTCGCCGCCTGGAAAGAGCGGATGGGCGAAGAGCGTGTGACCAACGACCCGATGGAGGCCCACTATATCGGCTTCAACATGTGGGTGAACGCCGTCGAAGCCGCCGGCACCGCCGACGTCGACGCCGTGCGCGACGCCATGTACGGCCAGGAGTTCCCGAACCTGACCGGCGGCACCGCGGTCATGCTGCCGAACCACCACCTCGCCAAGCCGGTTCTGATCGGTGAGATCACCGAGGATGGCCAGTTCGACATCATCTCGCAGACCTCCGAAGTGCCGGGCGACGCCTGGACCGACCACCTGCCGGAATCGGCGGTCCTGACCTCGGATTGGCCGGGCCTCGGCTGTGGCATGTACAACACCGAGACCGAGAGCTGCGTGCAGATCCAGTCCAACTACTGA
- the urtC gene encoding urea ABC transporter permease subunit UrtC, with protein MTDASLQPGSRPTGITPGSPGDHPSGRRPLIARPDVLIFLAVLAVVTIAVTLMASAGLVSTSFVKLLGKTLCLCLAALAMDLIWGYTGILSLGHFAFFGIGGYSIGMWLMWDRTEAIVLETLSRAPLPPTPLEVQEAIGTQIFGVVGSSEVPWLWTFAGSLPLQLAFCVLVPGLVALVFGWLAFRSRVVGVYLSILTQAGTLALSLWLFQNDSGLRGNNGLSGLQNIPGLTDIPQSTLSIWFLWASAVALALAYLAAKWTVSGRFGSVLRGIRDDEARVRFLGYEVEHYKLAIFTGTAMACGLAGALYYPQAGIVNPAEIAPIASIYLAVWVAIGGRGRLYGAVIGAAVVSLASSWFTGGGAPDIDLGFYEIKWTDWWLVLLGLSFVLVTLFAPKGLGGLVDVYTDRRVAKRQGDYGPDAGSKRAQEDAS; from the coding sequence ATGACCGATGCCTCGCTGCAACCGGGATCGCGTCCGACCGGGATCACCCCCGGATCACCCGGGGATCACCCATCGGGGCGACGCCCCCTGATCGCCCGCCCCGACGTGCTGATCTTCCTCGCCGTGCTGGCTGTGGTCACCATCGCGGTGACGCTGATGGCCAGCGCGGGGCTGGTGTCCACCTCCTTCGTGAAGCTTCTGGGCAAGACGCTCTGCCTTTGTCTCGCCGCGCTCGCCATGGATCTGATCTGGGGCTACACGGGTATCCTGTCGCTGGGCCATTTCGCGTTCTTCGGGATTGGGGGATACTCCATCGGCATGTGGCTGATGTGGGACCGGACCGAGGCGATCGTCCTCGAAACCCTGTCCCGCGCGCCCCTGCCGCCAACCCCGTTGGAGGTCCAAGAGGCGATCGGCACCCAGATCTTCGGCGTCGTCGGATCCTCAGAGGTGCCCTGGCTCTGGACCTTCGCGGGCTCCTTGCCGCTGCAGCTGGCGTTCTGCGTGCTGGTTCCGGGTCTTGTCGCGCTGGTGTTCGGCTGGCTTGCCTTCCGCTCGCGGGTGGTCGGCGTCTACCTGTCGATCCTGACCCAGGCGGGCACGTTGGCCTTGTCGCTTTGGTTGTTCCAGAACGACAGCGGTCTGCGCGGCAACAACGGGTTGTCGGGTCTGCAGAACATCCCCGGCCTGACGGACATCCCGCAATCCACCTTGTCGATCTGGTTCCTCTGGGCTTCTGCCGTTGCCCTGGCTCTGGCCTATCTGGCGGCGAAATGGACCGTGTCTGGCCGCTTCGGATCGGTCCTGCGCGGCATTCGCGACGACGAGGCGCGGGTGCGGTTCCTCGGTTATGAGGTCGAACACTACAAGCTCGCGATTTTCACCGGAACTGCAATGGCTTGCGGGCTGGCAGGTGCGCTTTATTACCCGCAGGCGGGCATCGTGAACCCCGCTGAAATCGCGCCCATCGCCTCGATCTATCTGGCGGTCTGGGTCGCCATCGGGGGGCGCGGGCGGCTTTATGGTGCGGTGATCGGGGCCGCTGTCGTCTCGCTTGCCTCCAGCTGGTTTACCGGCGGCGGCGCCCCCGACATCGACCTCGGCTTCTACGAGATCAAGTGGACCGACTGGTGGCTGGTGCTGCTCGGCCTGTCCTTTGTGTTGGTCACACTGTTCGCGCCCAAGGGGCTGGGCGGTCTGGTTGACGTCTACACCGACCGTCGCGTCGCCAAGCGGCAGGGCGACTATGGCCCCGACGCCGGATCCAAACGCGCCCAGGAGGACGCATCATGA
- the urtB gene encoding urea ABC transporter permease subunit UrtB codes for MRLLIALAFLLLPLPALAQDGPMQTLLQTHSADLAKPSRRTIQPVLDDLAASGLPQMTGFLESWADKGVVQRDADGLFFYGTREGDVYALRSVEDGSEAGEVGRRDATELKPNAGVRKLIATALVQFQLSDPDPDRRRAALDALSRNPTPDLLAPLRASIEGEENRAIRARKEALDRLISIRFGTDPAVRIAAIDWMASQVSLEARAALNAVLTTQTVVGATDADANIARALKVGTDLTEAQALELLADAGIVPEDVTRADRDAALIAAIEGGAVAGQPVTSLNTEAARWSAYEVLVAAGAAPARPPLDAVATLLDANPIVEVYDEPDPAITTAAAAALAEVENRVARAQAADLGLDALSLASIYFLAAIGLAITFGVMGVINMAHGEFIMIGAYTGYVVQQIVPDYTISLIIALPLAFVVAAAAGVALERLVIRHLAHRPLETLLATFGISVALQQIFKNIFGTQAVPLTSPDWLAGAWTLNDVVGISYIRIAIFILAAIFLATLVYILRRTRLGLEVRAVTQNPGMAASLGIDPDRVGMVTFALGSGIAGVAGVAIGLYAQVTSEMGAGYIVQSFMTVVVGGVGSVFGTLAGAGLIGGLQKGIEWLNPSNTLAAQTYMILFIILFIQVRPRGIVAQKGRFAQ; via the coding sequence ATGCGCCTTCTGATCGCTCTTGCATTCCTGCTGTTGCCGTTGCCTGCCCTGGCGCAGGACGGCCCGATGCAGACCTTGCTGCAAACCCATTCCGCGGACCTCGCCAAGCCGTCGCGCCGCACCATTCAGCCGGTGCTGGACGACCTCGCCGCCTCTGGCCTGCCGCAGATGACCGGCTTTCTGGAATCCTGGGCCGACAAGGGTGTGGTGCAGCGCGACGCCGATGGCCTGTTCTTTTATGGCACACGCGAAGGCGACGTCTACGCCCTGCGCTCTGTCGAAGACGGCAGCGAGGCGGGCGAGGTCGGTCGCCGCGACGCGACCGAACTGAAACCCAACGCAGGCGTGCGCAAGCTGATCGCCACGGCCCTGGTCCAGTTCCAGCTGAGCGACCCTGACCCGGATCGCCGCCGTGCCGCGCTCGACGCGCTGTCGCGCAATCCGACGCCCGATCTGCTGGCCCCGCTACGCGCCTCGATCGAAGGCGAGGAAAACCGCGCCATCCGCGCCCGCAAGGAGGCGCTGGATCGCCTGATTTCCATTCGTTTCGGCACCGATCCGGCCGTTCGGATTGCCGCCATCGACTGGATGGCGTCTCAGGTATCGCTGGAGGCGCGGGCCGCGCTGAACGCGGTTCTGACGACCCAAACCGTTGTGGGCGCGACCGACGCCGATGCCAACATCGCCCGCGCGCTCAAGGTCGGAACGGACCTGACCGAGGCGCAGGCGCTGGAGCTGCTGGCCGACGCAGGCATCGTCCCCGAGGACGTGACCCGCGCCGACCGCGACGCCGCGTTGATCGCCGCCATCGAAGGGGGCGCCGTCGCAGGCCAACCCGTCACCAGCCTGAACACCGAAGCCGCCCGCTGGTCCGCCTATGAGGTGCTTGTCGCCGCCGGAGCCGCCCCCGCACGTCCCCCTTTGGACGCGGTCGCGACCCTGTTGGACGCCAATCCCATCGTCGAGGTCTACGACGAACCCGACCCCGCCATCACCACCGCCGCCGCCGCCGCATTGGCCGAGGTGGAAAACCGCGTCGCCCGCGCGCAGGCCGCCGATCTGGGCCTCGATGCGCTCAGCCTCGCCTCGATCTACTTCCTCGCCGCAATTGGTCTCGCCATTACCTTCGGTGTGATGGGTGTGATCAACATGGCCCACGGCGAATTCATCATGATCGGGGCCTATACCGGCTATGTCGTGCAACAGATCGTGCCGGACTACACCATCTCGCTGATCATCGCGCTGCCGCTGGCCTTCGTGGTCGCCGCCGCCGCCGGCGTCGCGTTGGAACGTCTGGTGATCCGCCATCTGGCCCACCGCCCGTTGGAGACGTTGCTGGCGACCTTTGGTATTTCGGTCGCCCTGCAGCAGATCTTCAAGAACATCTTCGGCACACAGGCCGTGCCGCTGACCTCGCCCGACTGGCTGGCCGGGGCCTGGACCCTGAACGACGTGGTGGGGATCAGCTATATCCGCATCGCGATCTTCATTCTGGCCGCGATCTTCCTCGCCACGCTGGTCTACATCCTGCGCCGCACCCGCCTGGGGTTGGAGGTGCGCGCCGTGACCCAGAACCCGGGCATGGCCGCGTCGCTCGGCATCGACCCGGACCGCGTCGGCATGGTCACCTTCGCGCTGGGCTCCGGCATTGCCGGTGTCGCGGGCGTGGCCATCGGTCTGTACGCGCAGGTCACCAGCGAGATGGGCGCAGGCTACATCGTGCAAAGCTTCATGACCGTCGTGGTCGGTGGCGTCGGCTCCGTCTTCGGGACGCTGGCGGGTGCCGGGCTGATCGGTGGGCTGCAAAAGGGCATCGAATGGTTGAACCCCTCGAACACCCTGGCCGCGCAGACCTACATGATCCTGTTCATCATCCTCTTCATCCAGGTGCGCCCGCGCGGCATTGTCGCCCAGAAGGGGAGGTTCGCCCAATGA